A region from the Polaribacter sp. Hel1_33_78 genome encodes:
- the rpsK gene encoding 30S ribosomal protein S11: MAKASSKKRKVIIDAIGEAHVTASFNNIIISLTNKKGDVISWSSAGKMGFRGSKKNTPYAAQLAAEDCANVAKEAGLRKVKVYVKGPGNGRESAIRSIHNTGIEVTEIIDVTPMPHNGCRPPKRRRV, translated from the coding sequence ATGGCAAAAGCAAGTTCAAAAAAACGTAAAGTAATTATTGATGCTATTGGAGAGGCACATGTAACGGCATCTTTTAATAATATCATTATTTCTTTAACAAATAAAAAAGGCGATGTGATCTCTTGGTCATCTGCAGGGAAAATGGGTTTTAGAGGTTCTAAAAAGAATACTCCATATGCGGCTCAGTTGGCAGCAGAAGATTGTGCAAACGTTGCGAAAGAAGCAGGTTTACGTAAGGTAAAAGTTTACGTAAAAGGACCGGGTAATGGTAGAGAATCTGCAATTAGGTCTATCCACAATACAGGTATTGAAGTAACAGAAATTATTGATGTTACACCAATGCCTCACAATGGATGTCGTCCACCGA
- the rpsM gene encoding 30S ribosomal protein S13 → MARIAGIDIPKNKRGVIALTYIFGIGSSRAEQVLAEAKVDESVKVQDWTDDQIAAIREQVGSFTIEGELRSEVQLNIKRLMDIGCQRGIRHRLGLPLRGQRTKNNSRTRKGKRKTVANKKK, encoded by the coding sequence ATGGCAAGAATAGCAGGTATTGATATTCCAAAGAATAAAAGAGGAGTTATCGCTTTAACTTACATCTTTGGTATAGGAAGCAGCAGAGCTGAACAAGTTTTAGCAGAAGCAAAAGTAGATGAGAGCGTTAAGGTTCAAGATTGGACTGATGATCAAATCGCAGCAATTAGAGAACAAGTAGGATCTTTCACAATAGAGGGAGAATTACGTTCTGAGGTACAGTTAAACATCAAGCGATTGATGGATATCGGTTGTCAAAGAGGAATTCGTCACAGACTTGGTCTTCCATTAAGAGGACAAAGAACTAAGAATAACTCTCGTACAAGAAAAGGTAAGAGAAAAACTGTAGCTAACAAGAAAAAATAA
- the ykgO gene encoding type B 50S ribosomal protein L36, with product MKVRASVKKRSADCKIVRRKGRLYVINKQNPRFKQRQG from the coding sequence ATGAAAGTTAGAGCATCAGTTAAAAAGAGAAGTGCCGACTGCAAAATAGTGCGCAGAAAAGGTAGATTATACGTAATTAATAAACAAAATCCTAGATTTAAACAAAGACAAGGGTAA
- the infA gene encoding translation initiation factor IF-1 — MAKQSAIQQDGTITEALSNAMFRVELENGHIVTAHISGKMRMHYIKLLPGDKVKLEMSPYDLSKARITYRY; from the coding sequence ATGGCTAAACAATCAGCAATTCAACAAGATGGAACAATTACAGAAGCATTATCAAATGCCATGTTTCGTGTAGAATTAGAAAATGGACATATTGTTACGGCTCACATTTCTGGTAAAATGCGTATGCATTATATCAAATTATTGCCTGGAGATAAGGTGAAATTAGAAATGAGTCCATACGATTTATCAAAAGCAAGAATTACTTACAGATACTAA
- the secY gene encoding preprotein translocase subunit SecY, whose product MNFINRLKDIFSIEELKNKILLTIGLIAVYRFMAAVPLPGIDPLQLTALKESTSGGLLGLLNAFTGGAFARASVMALGIMPYISASIVVQLMGIAVPYLQKLQKDGESGRKKITQITRWLTIGITLVQAPTYITAIKTQFGLGPEAFLVSGPTFWISSIIILTAGTIFAMWLGERITDKGVGNGISLLITVGIIANFPAAFLQEFVAKTTNAGAGGIMMVLIEIIVWFVVILLTVLLVTAVRKIAVQYARRTVAGNIQNVAGSRDYIPLKLNAAGVMPIIFAQAIMFAPVALAQKFPFMASLQDINGFGYNAIFAFLIIIFSYFYTAITIPTNKMAEDLKRSGGFIPGIRPGKDTADRLDSVLSRITFPGSLFLAALSILPAIVVQFGVQQSWAMFYGGTSLIIMVGVAIDTMQQINSYLLNRHYDGLMKAGNSNRKSNK is encoded by the coding sequence ATGAATTTTATTAATAGATTAAAAGACATTTTTAGCATTGAAGAGTTGAAAAACAAGATTCTTCTTACGATCGGTTTAATTGCTGTGTATCGTTTTATGGCTGCTGTTCCTTTACCGGGAATAGATCCATTACAATTAACGGCATTGAAAGAAAGTACTTCTGGGGGTCTTTTAGGTTTATTGAATGCATTTACAGGTGGAGCATTTGCTAGGGCGTCAGTAATGGCACTCGGTATAATGCCATATATTTCTGCTTCTATTGTAGTTCAGTTAATGGGAATTGCGGTTCCGTATTTACAGAAACTACAGAAAGATGGAGAAAGTGGACGTAAAAAAATTACACAAATTACGAGATGGTTAACCATAGGTATTACGTTAGTGCAAGCGCCTACGTATATTACTGCTATTAAAACTCAGTTTGGCTTAGGTCCTGAAGCTTTTTTAGTGAGTGGTCCAACTTTTTGGATTTCATCGATCATAATTCTTACGGCAGGAACAATATTTGCAATGTGGTTAGGAGAGCGTATTACAGACAAAGGTGTTGGTAATGGTATTTCATTATTAATTACTGTTGGTATTATAGCTAACTTTCCAGCAGCATTTCTGCAAGAATTTGTTGCAAAAACAACAAATGCAGGAGCGGGAGGTATTATGATGGTTTTAATTGAAATTATTGTTTGGTTTGTAGTAATTTTATTAACTGTGCTATTAGTAACTGCCGTAAGAAAAATCGCAGTACAATATGCCAGAAGAACTGTTGCAGGAAACATACAAAATGTTGCAGGGTCTAGAGATTATATACCATTAAAATTGAATGCAGCTGGTGTAATGCCAATTATTTTTGCACAAGCGATTATGTTTGCACCTGTTGCTTTAGCTCAAAAATTTCCGTTTATGGCAAGTTTGCAGGATATTAATGGTTTTGGATATAATGCTATATTTGCATTTTTAATTATTATTTTTAGTTATTTCTACACAGCCATTACTATTCCTACGAATAAAATGGCAGAAGATTTAAAAAGGAGTGGTGGTTTTATTCCAGGAATTAGACCAGGAAAAGATACAGCAGATAGATTAGATTCTGTTTTGTCTAGAATTACCTTTCCAGGTTCATTATTTCTAGCAGCATTATCTATTCTACCAGCAATTGTAGTTCAGTTTGGAGTTCAACAAAGTTGGGCTATGTTTTATGGAGGAACATCATTAATTATTATGGTGGGTGTTGCCATAGATACAATGCAACAGATTAATTCGTATTTGTTAAATCGTCATTATGACGGATTAATGAAGGCGGGAAACAGCAACAGAAAATCGAATAAATAA
- the rplO gene encoding 50S ribosomal protein L15 — protein MSLHNLTPAEGSIKKGKRIARGEGSGKGGTATKGHNGQKSRSGYSRKIGFEGGQMPLQRRVPKFGFTNINRIEHQGINLDKLQALVDSGKITDTVNLDILIANRLAGKNDLVKILGGGELKAKLNITVHKFTATAKAAIEAAGGEAVTL, from the coding sequence ATGAGTTTACATAATTTAACACCAGCAGAGGGTTCCATTAAAAAAGGAAAAAGAATTGCAAGAGGTGAAGGATCTGGAAAAGGTGGTACCGCTACAAAAGGTCACAATGGTCAAAAATCTCGTTCAGGTTATTCTAGAAAAATCGGTTTTGAAGGAGGTCAAATGCCACTGCAAAGACGTGTGCCAAAATTTGGTTTCACAAATATAAACCGTATTGAGCATCAAGGTATCAATTTAGATAAATTACAAGCTTTAGTTGATAGTGGAAAAATAACAGATACAGTTAATTTAGATATTTTAATTGCTAATAGATTGGCAGGTAAAAACGACTTAGTAAAAATATTAGGTGGTGGAGAATTAAAAGCTAAATTGAATATAACTGTACATAAATTTACAGCAACAGCAAAAGCGGCTATTGAAGCTGCTGGAGGTGAAGCTGTTACTTTATAA
- the rpmD gene encoding 50S ribosomal protein L30: protein MARIKVTQVKSQIGRLQSQKRTLEALGLRKMNQTVEHEATPSIVGMVNTVKHLVSFEEIK from the coding sequence ATGGCAAGAATTAAAGTTACACAAGTAAAAAGTCAAATCGGGCGTCTTCAGAGTCAAAAAAGAACTTTAGAAGCATTAGGTTTACGTAAAATGAATCAAACTGTAGAGCATGAGGCAACTCCTTCTATAGTTGGTATGGTAAATACAGTTAAACACTTAGTTTCTTTCGAAGAAATTAAATAA
- the rpsE gene encoding 30S ribosomal protein S5: MMQGYKNVERVKPSGLELVDRLVGVQRVTKVTKGGRAFGFSAIVVVGDGNGVVGHGLGKSKDVASAIAKAIEDAKKNLVRIPILGATLPHEQKGKFGGAKVFLKPASHGTGVIAGGAVRHVLESVGIHDVLSKSQGSSNPHNVVKATFNALLQLRSAASIAEQRGISLEKVFNG, translated from the coding sequence ATTATGCAAGGTTATAAAAACGTAGAAAGAGTAAAACCAAGTGGATTAGAACTTGTAGATAGATTAGTAGGTGTACAACGTGTTACGAAAGTAACTAAAGGTGGTAGAGCATTTGGATTTTCAGCAATTGTTGTTGTTGGAGATGGTAATGGTGTTGTTGGTCATGGACTAGGTAAATCTAAGGATGTTGCATCTGCAATTGCAAAGGCAATTGAAGATGCAAAAAAGAATTTAGTAAGAATTCCTATTTTAGGAGCAACTTTACCTCATGAACAAAAAGGTAAATTTGGAGGTGCAAAGGTGTTTTTAAAGCCTGCATCTCACGGTACAGGGGTTATCGCTGGGGGTGCTGTAAGACACGTATTAGAATCAGTAGGTATTCATGATGTGTTATCAAAATCTCAAGGATCTTCAAATCCTCATAACGTAGTGAAAGCAACTTTTAATGCTTTATTACAGTTACGCAGTGCAGCGTCTATTGCTGAACAAAGAGGAATTTCTTTAGAGAAAGTATTTAACGGTTAA
- the rplR gene encoding 50S ribosomal protein L18 encodes MALSKLQRRTRIKRRIRKIISGTATKPRLSVYRSNKEIYAQLVDDVNGVTLASVSSRDKEIKATTKVEAATAVGKSIAEKASKAGIETIAFDRNGYLYHGRVKLLAEAARESGLKF; translated from the coding sequence ATGGCATTATCAAAGCTACAAAGAAGAACTAGAATTAAGCGTAGAATCAGAAAAATTATATCTGGTACTGCTACTAAACCAAGGTTATCGGTTTATAGAAGTAACAAAGAGATTTACGCTCAATTAGTGGACGATGTAAACGGAGTAACATTAGCTTCTGTTTCATCTAGAGATAAAGAAATAAAAGCAACTACGAAGGTAGAAGCAGCAACTGCAGTTGGGAAATCAATCGCGGAAAAAGCTTCTAAAGCTGGAATAGAAACTATTGCTTTCGATAGAAATGGTTATTTATATCACGGTAGAGTTAAGTTATTAGCTGAAGCTGCAAGAGAATCTGGTTTAAAATTTTAA
- the rplF gene encoding 50S ribosomal protein L6, which yields MSRIGKNPVSISQGVDVNIKDNVITVKGKLGELTQTISKGITVTIEDGIITLDRASESKDHKAQHGLMRALINNMIEGVSKGWTKDLELVGVGYRASNQGQKLDLALGFSHNIVLEIAPEVKVETISEKGKNPIIKLSSFDKQLVGQIAAKIRSFRAPEPYKGKGVKFVGEILRRKAGKSA from the coding sequence ATGAGTAGAATAGGAAAAAATCCCGTTAGCATTTCACAAGGTGTAGATGTAAACATAAAAGACAATGTAATAACTGTAAAAGGGAAGTTAGGTGAATTGACCCAAACTATTTCTAAAGGTATTACAGTAACAATTGAAGATGGAATTATCACTTTAGATAGAGCATCGGAAAGTAAAGACCATAAAGCACAGCATGGTTTAATGAGAGCTTTAATCAATAATATGATTGAAGGCGTAAGTAAAGGTTGGACTAAAGATTTGGAATTGGTAGGTGTAGGTTATAGAGCATCGAACCAAGGACAGAAATTGGATTTAGCTTTAGGTTTCTCTCATAATATTGTTTTGGAAATAGCTCCAGAAGTTAAGGTTGAAACAATATCAGAGAAAGGGAAAAACCCAATCATTAAATTATCTTCTTTTGACAAACAGTTAGTTGGTCAAATTGCTGCTAAGATTCGTTCTTTCAGAGCACCAGAGCCATATAAAGGAAAAGGTGTTAAGTTTGTTGGTGAAATATTAAGAAGAAAAGCAGGTAAATCTGCATAA
- the rpsH gene encoding 30S ribosomal protein S8, with translation MYTDPIADFLTRVRNAIAAGHRVVEIPASNLKKEMTKILFDQGYILSYQFNDDKVQGAIKIALKYDRETKESVIRKIQRISTPGLRKYVGSTEMPRVLNGLGIAIVSTSKGVMTNKKARLENVGGEVLCYVY, from the coding sequence ATGTATACAGATCCAATCGCGGATTTTCTTACTAGAGTAAGAAATGCTATCGCAGCAGGACACAGAGTAGTAGAAATTCCAGCTTCAAACTTGAAGAAGGAAATGACTAAAATTTTGTTTGATCAAGGTTATATTTTAAGTTATCAGTTCAATGACGATAAGGTTCAGGGAGCAATTAAGATAGCTTTGAAATATGATAGAGAAACAAAAGAGTCAGTAATTAGAAAAATTCAACGAATTAGTACACCAGGTTTACGTAAATATGTTGGCTCTACAGAGATGCCAAGAGTATTAAATGGTCTTGGAATTGCTATTGTTTCTACATCGAAAGGTGTAATGACAAATAAAAAAGCACGTCTAGAGAATGTTGGAGGAGAAGTTTTATGTTATGTTTATTAA
- the rpsN gene encoding 30S ribosomal protein S14 yields MAKESMKARERKRAKTVAKYAEKRKALKEAGDYEALQKLPKNASPVRMHNRCKLTGRPKGYMRQFGLSRVTFREMANQGLIPGVKKASW; encoded by the coding sequence ATGGCTAAAGAATCAATGAAAGCTCGCGAACGTAAGAGAGCGAAAACAGTTGCAAAGTATGCAGAAAAGAGAAAAGCGTTAAAAGAAGCTGGAGACTATGAAGCATTGCAAAAATTACCAAAGAACGCTTCACCAGTTAGAATGCACAATAGATGTAAATTAACTGGACGCCCAAAAGGTTACATGAGACAATTTGGTTTATCTCGTGTTACGTTTCGGGAAATGGCAAATCAAGGATTAATACCAGGTGTTAAAAAAGCAAGTTGGTAG
- the rplE gene encoding 50S ribosomal protein L5 — MSYVPRLKSEYKERVINALTEEFSYKNVMQVPKLEKIVISKGVGAAIADKKLIDYALEEVTKITGQKAISTMSKKDVAAFKLRKGMPIGVKVTLRGDKMYEFLDRLVTASLPRVRDFNGIKANGFDGRGNYNLGITEQIIYPEINIDQVKKINGMDITFVTSADTDKEAKSLLGELGLPFKKN; from the coding sequence ATGAGTTACGTACCAAGATTAAAATCAGAATACAAGGAAAGAGTTATTAATGCTCTAACTGAAGAATTCAGTTATAAGAATGTAATGCAGGTGCCTAAATTAGAAAAAATTGTTATTTCTAAAGGTGTTGGAGCTGCGATTGCAGATAAGAAATTAATAGATTACGCTTTAGAAGAAGTAACGAAAATTACTGGTCAAAAAGCAATTTCTACGATGTCTAAAAAAGATGTTGCAGCATTTAAATTGCGTAAAGGTATGCCAATTGGGGTAAAAGTTACTTTACGTGGAGATAAAATGTATGAGTTTCTAGATAGATTAGTTACGGCTTCTCTGCCACGTGTAAGAGACTTTAACGGTATAAAGGCGAACGGTTTTGATGGTAGAGGTAATTACAATCTAGGAATTACTGAACAAATCATTTACCCAGAAATTAATATTGACCAAGTTAAGAAGATTAACGGTATGGATATTACATTTGTAACATCGGCGGATACTGATAAGGAGGCAAAGTCATTATTAGGAGAATTAGGTTTACCATTCAAAAAAAATTAA
- the rplX gene encoding 50S ribosomal protein L24, translated as MKKFKIKSGDTVKVIAGDHKGSEGKVIQIIKDKDRVLVEGVNLVSKHTKPSAQSPQGGIVKKEASLHISNLMLVEDGVAVRVGYQVDGDTKTRVSKKTKK; from the coding sequence ATGAAGAAGTTCAAAATTAAATCAGGAGATACTGTAAAAGTAATTGCAGGAGATCATAAAGGATCTGAAGGTAAGGTGATACAAATCATCAAAGACAAGGATAGAGTTTTAGTTGAAGGCGTAAATTTAGTATCTAAACATACTAAGCCAAGTGCTCAAAGCCCTCAAGGTGGTATCGTAAAAAAAGAAGCTTCACTTCATATATCTAACTTAATGTTAGTTGAAGACGGTGTTGCGGTAAGAGTAGGTTATCAGGTTGATGGAGATACTAAGACTAGAGTCTCTAAAAAAACTAAAAAATAA
- the rplN gene encoding 50S ribosomal protein L14: MLQTESRLKVADNTGAKEVLVIRVLGGTRKRYASIGDKIVVSVKSATPNGTVKKGQVSRAVVVRTKKEVRRKDGSYIRFDDNACVLLNPTEEMRGTRVFGPVARELREKQFMKIVSLAPEVL; this comes from the coding sequence ATGTTACAGACAGAATCAAGATTAAAAGTAGCAGATAATACTGGAGCTAAAGAAGTTTTAGTAATTAGAGTTTTAGGAGGTACAAGAAAACGTTACGCAAGTATTGGAGACAAAATTGTTGTATCGGTTAAATCTGCAACTCCTAACGGAACTGTAAAAAAAGGTCAAGTATCTAGAGCAGTTGTTGTGAGAACGAAAAAAGAAGTAAGACGTAAGGATGGATCATATATTAGATTTGATGACAATGCTTGTGTTCTTTTAAATCCTACAGAGGAAATGAGAGGAACACGTGTATTTGGTCCTGTAGCGCGTGAGCTTCGTGAGAAACAATTCATGAAAATAGTATCATTAGCACCTGAAGTGCTTTAA
- the rpsQ gene encoding 30S ribosomal protein S17 — MEKRNLRKERIGVVSSNKMEKSIVVAETKRVKHPMYGKFVLKTKKYVAHDEKNDCNEGDTVRIMETRPMSKSKRWRLVEILERAK; from the coding sequence ATGGAAAAAAGAAATCTTAGAAAAGAGAGAATTGGTGTTGTGTCTAGTAACAAAATGGAAAAGTCTATTGTTGTTGCAGAAACTAAAAGAGTAAAACACCCAATGTACGGAAAGTTCGTATTAAAGACGAAAAAGTACGTTGCACACGACGAAAAGAATGATTGTAACGAAGGAGACACTGTTAGAATCATGGAAACAAGACCTATGAGTAAATCTAAGCGTTGGAGATTAGTAGAAATCCTAGAAAGAGCTAAATAA
- the rpmC gene encoding 50S ribosomal protein L29, with the protein MKQIEIKELSIVDLTEKLGALQKNYTDLKMAHAITPLENPLQLRGLRRTVARIATELTKRELQ; encoded by the coding sequence ATGAAACAAATAGAGATAAAAGAATTATCCATAGTAGATCTTACTGAGAAACTTGGAGCGTTGCAAAAGAATTATACTGATCTTAAAATGGCTCACGCAATAACTCCTTTGGAAAATCCATTGCAGTTGAGAGGTTTAAGAAGAACTGTAGCAAGAATTGCAACAGAATTAACAAAAAGAGAATTACAATAA
- the rplP gene encoding 50S ribosomal protein L16, protein MLQPKRVKYRKVQKAKGNMTGISGRGNQLSNGMFGIKSMDQNLLTSRQIEAARIAATRHMKREGQLWIKIFPDKPITKKPLEVRMGKGKGAPDHFVAVIKPGRILFEVGGVPMEVAKEALRLAAQKLPVRTKFVVARDFDINA, encoded by the coding sequence ATGTTACAGCCAAAAAGAGTAAAATACCGTAAGGTACAGAAGGCGAAAGGAAATATGACCGGTATTTCGGGTAGAGGGAATCAGCTTTCTAACGGAATGTTCGGGATCAAATCTATGGACCAAAACTTGTTAACTTCACGTCAAATTGAAGCAGCTCGTATCGCGGCAACGCGTCACATGAAAAGAGAAGGTCAGTTATGGATTAAAATATTTCCAGACAAGCCTATTACAAAGAAACCTTTAGAGGTTCGTATGGGTAAGGGTAAAGGAGCACCAGATCATTTTGTTGCAGTTATTAAGCCAGGTAGAATATTGTTTGAAGTTGGTGGTGTACCAATGGAGGTGGCAAAGGAAGCCTTACGTTTAGCAGCTCAAAAACTTCCAGTAAGAACGAAGTTTGTAGTAGCAAGAGATTTTGATATTAACGCATAA
- the rpsC gene encoding 30S ribosomal protein S3 produces the protein MGQKTNPIGNRLGIIRGWESNWYGGNDYGDKIAEDYKIREYIHARLSKASVSRVIIERTLKLVTVTITTARPGIIIGKGGQEVDKLKEELKKITGKEVQINIFEIKRPELDSRLVATSVARQIENRISYKRAIKMAIQATMRMNAEGIKIQISGRLNGAEMARSEHFKEGRIPLSTFRADIDYSLVEAHTTYGRLGIKVWIMKGEVYGKRELSPLVGLSKKQSGGNKGGGDRGKRPQPRRRK, from the coding sequence ATGGGACAAAAAACAAATCCAATAGGAAATCGTTTAGGAATCATCAGAGGTTGGGAATCTAATTGGTATGGTGGTAATGACTACGGAGATAAAATTGCTGAAGATTATAAGATAAGAGAGTATATTCATGCTAGATTATCGAAAGCAAGTGTATCTCGTGTAATTATTGAACGTACTTTAAAGCTTGTAACCGTTACTATCACTACAGCTAGACCAGGTATTATTATCGGGAAAGGGGGACAAGAGGTAGACAAGTTAAAAGAAGAGCTAAAAAAAATTACAGGTAAAGAAGTTCAAATCAATATTTTTGAAATCAAACGTCCAGAATTGGATTCAAGATTAGTAGCAACTAGTGTTGCTCGTCAAATTGAAAATAGAATTTCTTATAAGAGAGCTATTAAAATGGCTATTCAAGCTACAATGAGAATGAATGCTGAAGGAATTAAAATCCAAATTTCAGGTCGTTTAAATGGAGCTGAGATGGCACGTTCAGAGCACTTTAAGGAAGGTAGAATACCGCTTTCTACATTTAGAGCAGATATTGATTATTCACTTGTTGAAGCTCATACAACTTATGGAAGATTAGGTATTAAGGTATGGATAATGAAAGGTGAGGTATATGGTAAAAGAGAGTTGTCGCCGTTAGTTGGTTTGTCTAAGAAGCAATCTGGTGGTAATAAAGGTGGTGGAGATAGAGGAAAAAGACCGCAACCTCGTAGAAGAAAATAA
- the rplV gene encoding 50S ribosomal protein L22, with product MGVRKKNMADQLKADRKQRAFAKLTNCPTSPRKMRLVADQIRGVEVEKALQILKFSPKEASINLEKLLLSAIANWQAKNEGAVIEDAGLFVKTICVDSAGMLKRLRPAPQGRAHRIRKRSNHVTLELGSKNLSN from the coding sequence ATGGGAGTTCGTAAAAAAAATATGGCAGATCAGTTAAAAGCAGACAGAAAGCAACGTGCTTTCGCTAAGCTTACTAACTGTCCTACGTCACCGAGAAAAATGCGTTTAGTAGCAGATCAAATAAGAGGAGTAGAAGTTGAAAAAGCTTTACAAATCTTAAAGTTCAGTCCAAAAGAAGCATCTATAAATTTAGAAAAATTGTTACTGTCTGCGATTGCAAACTGGCAAGCTAAAAATGAAGGTGCAGTAATTGAGGATGCGGGGTTGTTTGTAAAAACAATCTGTGTAGACAGCGCAGGAATGTTAAAAAGATTAAGACCAGCTCCACAGGGGCGTGCTCATAGAATTCGTAAGCGTTCTAATCACGTAACTTTAGAGTTAGGAAGTAAAAATTTAAGTAATTAA
- the rpsS gene encoding 30S ribosomal protein S19 has protein sequence MARSLKKGPYVHYKLEKKVLANVDAGSKTVIKTWSRASMITPDFVGQTIAVHNGRQFVPVYVTENMVGHKLGEFSPTRSFRGHAGAKNKGKK, from the coding sequence ATGGCAAGATCATTAAAAAAAGGACCTTACGTTCACTATAAGTTAGAGAAAAAAGTGTTAGCCAATGTAGACGCTGGTAGCAAAACTGTAATTAAGACTTGGTCTAGGGCAAGTATGATTACTCCAGATTTTGTAGGACAGACAATTGCAGTTCATAATGGACGTCAGTTTGTACCAGTTTATGTAACGGAAAACATGGTAGGGCATAAATTAGGCGAATTTTCACCAACACGTTCTTTTAGAGGACACGCTGGTGCAAAAAATAAAGGTAAAAAATAG
- the rplB gene encoding 50S ribosomal protein L2, with protein sequence MSVRKLKPITPGQRFRVVNGFDTITTDKPEKSLLAPKKRSGGRNSQGRMTTRNIGGGHKQRYRIIDFKRDKNGIPATVKTIEYDPNRTAFIALLSYADGEKRYVIAQNGLNVGQIIIAGSGVAPEIGNAMPLSEIPLGTTISCIELRPGQGAVMARSAGSFAQLMARDGKYATVKLPSGETRLILLTCLATIGVVSNSDHQLLVSGKAGRRRWLGRRPRVNAVRMNPVDHPMGGGEGRASGGHPRSRNGIPAKGFKTRSKTKASNKYIIERRKK encoded by the coding sequence ATGTCAGTTAGAAAATTAAAACCAATAACACCAGGTCAGCGTTTTAGAGTTGTAAATGGGTTCGACACCATAACAACTGATAAGCCGGAGAAAAGTTTACTTGCTCCGAAAAAACGATCTGGAGGTCGAAACAGTCAAGGTAGAATGACAACTCGTAATATAGGAGGTGGTCATAAACAAAGATATCGTATTATCGATTTTAAAAGAGATAAGAATGGTATTCCTGCTACAGTAAAAACTATAGAGTACGATCCAAATCGTACGGCATTTATTGCCTTACTAAGTTATGCTGATGGAGAAAAACGTTATGTAATTGCACAAAACGGTTTAAATGTAGGTCAAATAATTATTGCAGGTAGTGGAGTTGCACCAGAGATTGGTAATGCAATGCCATTAAGCGAAATTCCTTTAGGGACTACGATTTCTTGTATAGAATTACGTCCAGGTCAAGGAGCTGTTATGGCTCGTTCTGCGGGTTCTTTTGCACAATTAATGGCAAGAGATGGTAAGTATGCAACTGTAAAGTTACCTTCTGGTGAAACAAGATTAATCTTGTTAACTTGTTTGGCTACTATAGGAGTTGTATCTAATTCAGATCATCAGTTATTAGTATCTGGTAAAGCAGGTAGAAGAAGATGGTTAGGTAGAAGACCAAGAGTAAATGCGGTAAGAATGAATCCTGTCGATCACCCAATGGGTGGTGGTGAAGGTCGTGCTTCTGGAGGTCATCCAAGATCTAGAAATGGTATTCCTGCTAAAGGATTTAAAACTAGATCTAAGACTAAGGCTAGTAATAAATACATTATAGAACGTAGAAAGAAATAA
- the rplW gene encoding 50S ribosomal protein L23, translating to MSILIKPIITEKATSDSELFNRYTFVVDKKANKLEIKGAVEAAYGVSILNVKTLNYPIQRNTKFTKKGLVTGIKSGYKKAIVQVAEGESIDFYNNL from the coding sequence ATGAGTATTTTAATAAAACCTATTATTACGGAAAAAGCAACAAGCGATAGTGAATTATTTAATCGTTACACGTTCGTTGTAGATAAAAAAGCTAATAAATTAGAAATCAAAGGTGCTGTTGAAGCAGCATATGGAGTTTCTATTTTAAACGTTAAGACTTTAAATTATCCAATTCAAAGAAATACCAAGTTTACTAAAAAAGGTTTAGTAACTGGTATAAAGAGTGGGTATAAGAAGGCTATCGTTCAGGTAGCAGAAGGAGAAAGCATTGATTTTTATAACAATCTTTAA